accattagatcaaatatccaatggtctAAAACatttcttacccttcttacattttagacactttttaccatatcactaccctatatatatatatatatatatatatatatatatatatatatatatatatatatatatatatatatatatataaatatctaTACGGGTAAAGCAATGTTATGTGAAAGGTTGTATTttgaaacttgaaaaagaaagagGACATGATAATAgttatattataatttattatgttagtgaaaaaattaaaactgataAGTTATGTCAATATAATTCATGTACGTTTGTATCTCTATGAAATTTTAGAGTTAACTAGTTCATCCGGTTGAATCACCCGGTACAACCCGGTTCTACCGGTTGAACCATATTTAAAGCCATCCTGgtatgatttaaaaaccggtttttaaaacattggattTGGGGGTTGTGACTATGCTTTTAAATCTGACTATGGCATAGACGAGTTGGTGTGGGTAAATTTGTGCATTTAGATCTGAATATGGCACAAACCAATTTGTTTCAGATTTATTTTGTAATCTGCTAAGGTTAATTACAcaatggagagagagagagaggggggcaTGTAAGTTTTTTGTTTTTGTCTTATAAATAAagataattttaaataaattggTAAAGTTACCGAAATACCCTTATCTGTCTTGCATGTGATAATTGAAAAAGCCTAACCTTATTAATCAAAAGGGTTTGTCTTGCAATGCTTTtaaccgaaaaaaaaaaaaagattacgactataattattgaagttaaaggacaTCTACTACAATCCGGTACAAACATAATGGACGAAAAGTATAATTTATCCTATGATATATGAAATAACTTTGAAGATAGAAGAACAAATTGCATATTTGTTTTCCATATCCTAATTTGTATCCTTCAAATAGACACCGATACTATCAAAATAACGACCATGAAGGCCATAAAATCCAGCAAAAGAACCAGCATCCCATGACACAGAAAAAGGTGTCCCTTTGACATTGTCACCAAATGGCCCATGGGTTTTTTTGTTCGTCGTGAATGATATTGATGAAATTATTGTTTGACGGGTGGGGAGTGTTCCAACCATGCCACTAATGCCAATAATTTCTTCATCCTCATCAAGTGTTACATGATCGATTATGGAAAGTCCATTCGGATCATCCACCTTTTCAGAAGAATTGAACATCAAAGAGTTTATGGTTTCGCCATGGTCAATGGTTATCTTGCTCAAACGATAATTTCCCTCAAGTTGGAAAGACCAAATAGTTTGTGGAAACGCCGGAAGAGGTTTTCCCCATGTTCCGATCCTCATGATTTCCCCATACACCTTCAAATAGACACCAATGCCACCAATGCCGCCAATCCAATCGCTGGCATTGCCATAAAATCCAACTAATGAGCCTTTGTTCCATGGTAAGGAGAACAAAGAATTGGTTATTCCACCAAAAGGTCCATGCGTGTTCTTGTTGGTTATAAAAAACAAAGAAGAAAGGTATGTGTCACGACCTTTAAGACCAAAGGTTACTTTAATTCCAACTATTTCCTCATCCGAGTCAAACGTGACCtgaatatacatatatatgtgcCAACATGAATATATGATGCTTGATAAGGTTGTGCATATGTGTCTTTGTGTGTGTATGCATATATATAAGTAGATTAAGTCAAGATATATATGATCACCAGCGATAGTGATTGTGCTCCAGCCGAACCAAACTTATTAGAAATGCTCAATGCACCTCGAAACTCGGTGGTGAACGTGAGAGAGGTTATCACATCATCAGCATGACCAATCCTTATACTTTGCAGCTTATAACCTTCCTCAATTTCAAAAGACCAGTTAttcttctgaggatctccaatcGGTTGTCCCCATGGTGCTACTCGAATAAATCCCGCTGGTTTCATGTTTTGTAGTACTCCTTCCATACTGTATCAAAGAGATATACATTTAGAACTTCTCTTGGAGAAGATACATGGGTCTGCATTGTTTCTAACAAGCAAAATTTATTATAAATTTTGAGTTTTAGACACATACCTTGCCTTCTGTTGAATGTGGTAGGTACCCAGACTGTAGAACTGATCTTGAATGTCAAGGATGGCATAAATCCCCGTGCATTTATATGTAAAAACTCGTATGCATCGTGTGGccttcttttaatcaataaattaCTTGTCTTCTTTTAGTCAATAATTGAGCTCTTTTAGGTCACACGTTCAAGTGCATTAAATATTcatttataactatttataaCTTTTTGTGCTGATATATACTTTCAGTAACTCTAGAATGTTAATGAAGAGATAAGGTGTGGAATGTCGatcgtatatttttttttttttgaacggttaaCGGTTCACTCCCCTTAAGAAATTCGCCCGCACTGCGGGTTCGAATCCCAGGCCCCCCCTAAGGTCCAGTCGCACTGGAATTACCCAATATTGGTACCAGAGTGGACTCGAACCTGCACCCCTCCAGAAGAAACCCCCAAGGGGAAAACTCCTGACCTCCTCCCAACCACTTGGGCTGGGGATCGTATGCATTAAATTTCCATTTAATTATAACTTTTGTCTACTAACATATACTTCAATTGCATTGGTATTTAATCTGACGACAAGCAAGTAGTAATCAATTAAGAAAATGGAGAGCTTCAACAGGGACGAAGTTTGAAATTTTCGACcgagggtcgaaaacgtatataccaaaaatttctataaaaccgggggttaaaaacgtatatacccaaaaatttctatacgaaaactacatactctccactaacgAGCGAAAAGTTCGAGGGGTTGGGGgcccccacaaagctacgccGCCCTTGAGCTTCAACATTGACGCGTGTAGAATGGTTGTTGTGGTCCTACTCAATGATGTATACTCAAACGTGTTTCACtaaaaagagtaaattgtcaaaatcatcTCTGAGGTTTGATCATGTTTAATAGTTttatccaaaacaacttttttggtACCATGTTGTCCTTCAGACATTTGGATGAAATGACAAACAATCTCAAttctcagggacgattttggcaaataAGTTAGACgtttagatgaaaatggcaaaaaatctcaaaagtgaatgacaatatggtacaaaaaaattgttttgaatgaaactgacaaatataGTCAAACCTTAAGGGCGATTTTGACAATTTCGTTTAGAATGGTTGTTGTGGTCCTACTCAATGATGTATACTCAAACTTTTTTcactaaaaaaaagaaaaagttaaATTATCAAGGATGATCATTTAGTTCTTAAAGTTTCATCAATTAGAGTTTTCGTtcagtatttttttttttctaaagttagtttataattgtttattatatttttatcatCATGATTTGTTAATAGagtaaattattttttgagttcatttgttttagtggttgtaagtACTAGAGTCCAAAATTAAACTGTTAAATTTTTTAATTCTGGATTCAAATGGTTTTAATTGGACTTAAAACGTTATAGAATGAGCGGTAAAGGACTCAAACTGTTAAACTTTTTAATCAAAACTATAAGTGTTAAAAATTGGAGTTAAAACGTTATAGAATAAGCGGTAAAGGATTCAAATtgttaaactttttaattttgaattcaaatggttaaaaccactgAAACATAGTgcctcaaaaagtaatttactcttgttAATAACTAGTGGATGTCCTTTGCGTGATGGTCCAAAAAAATCGGTATATACATAAACGCAAAATAATGTTAAAATAATATCAGACCTAATCAAATAAAAGTTACGATTCAATACAAGTACCACGTAGTTAAAATAGAAAGATAAATACTTAAACCAACTTTGCGTGATATCATGTAGGGATCCCAGCCTGCATAGCTGCTAATGATGATCCCGCTGGCGGATGAACCTGAGGACCTGTCTTTATCTCCTCCTACATAACCGGGTCCGTCAAAGTCAAAATAACGGCCATCTAAAGCTCTCTAATACCAATATACACTATCGCtgatgtaacaacccgactttttgaagtcaaaatcaaagacaaaggaagaaaagattgctaatcagatctgtcattccttgcttaattattactTGTACTCTCGAGTCTCGACAATCCATACTTTAGTTTACgttgttttagttgtattatgtgaagtaacaatgcgataaacgcTAATCTACTTAACGCTAATCTCATCGCTATCGCATCACAACTTAAATCGCAGTTATGGATATTGTTTTATGGGTGTGTGCTATAATGTGTGCATGTTTATTATATGTTTTGAGGTGTTATtcgcaaacgcaatcgcaactctatcaccCCGCAATCTCATCGCGAACCAGAAACGCAAGGATACttatgttgttgtatgttagttatgttatttgtgtaactattatttaaaactatcgcatcgcttattcgacactcgcttaaacgcatcgcaacgctctaTGCACGAAACGAAAGTCGGAAAACCAACTCACTcgagccatccgatcgaatgacccttCGATCAaatggtcatccgaccggatgaccatccgatcggatggggtggccatccgatcgaatcaCTCCCACCGCCTTTCTCCTCCTTCCCCTATAAATAATCACCTGTCACATCACTCTTCACGTGATGTAACAGCTCCCTCCGACCCTTCGCATTCTCAGCcgcttttctctcgattcctcgtgattcttgtaagttttcactcCAAATCTTATACTTCTACCATCTACACACACTCATCCATCGATTTCACCAACAAATcacaacttttaaccatgaaatccaTCCGATTTAGGCTGTTTTCGAGTGACGTCATCATGGGCTCATATGAACACCGAAGTTTGATCTCAtctcaccaagaacaactcagatctaagggaTATCTAcaatgtttaaacactgatttcacctAAAACTAAACATTTTTCAAgtgtttcaaacttttcttcaatgATCATTAACTTATTGCTCAAAACCCGATAGAATCTGAGCTTGTTcagaccttctactcattctctagtgaagTGCCGGTTTGAGAACGGATTACTATCGGAGAGACAACCggattcacgggttgaacatgaaacacCGTCAGTCAACAGCTGGTACggatcgaacggggtgattcccgtccGACCGGATAAGTTGGGCCTGACGAGGTTTCCGTTGTTTAGCACGTggtctgatgtgtgtaaaatgcaacatataaattacatcaaatgaggcgtaaaactaacccttttctagtactaatgttggaaaaagtgtgtttttgtcttccttttatatcTTCAGGATTAAATtagcgtaaatgaacaaaagaagcaaatatgcagcaaaatctaacataattacaagaaaatgaataaacgtggcatgcccgacccctcgacagcatcttcccaagcaaaaacaagtaaacagaaggctgaccacagccctgtgcccagcggacacgggggcgtgttcaggtgtctgcagaaaggacaaaagcatagaagcttctatttcccaacacggggccgtgcccaactcAACACgaccgtggtcaacgctaagattcgcagaatccaagcaaatcttgatagtacagatacgcttctacacacggggccatgcccagcggacacggggggcgtgtggagctaatgcagacaaattgtacttaatgaagaaagagaaagtggatggacacggggccatgcccaatggacacggggccgtgtccgggcttctgtgcaggctataaataggggtgcttcgtgtgacacctgtgtcacttcagccatcaaacaaataacaaaccaatgaaatattgtatttcatacttgggatttgtataaacatatgtatcatttgcacatatcaactcttgttcgatttcggggtTTAGATCGTTTtctagagggttatacgcgcactgatgcgtaagtataaccagtttaatgctacaaacactccagaatagtgacataggcttaacataccttaaataacctttatataacttagaaataagttttggaaggtttggtgtgccgaaatcaagtttattcgcttacagggactaaaatcgacaaactgcgaaagtatgtcgattcgtactgtaacgaacattccggaacttgaccataagttaaacataccctaaatatccttgaaatagcttagaaataggctttgaggtgttcggtgtgctaaaataaacttttgggacattcagggactaaaagcgtcaaaaatgcataagtttgcattttcgcgcatatcttacgttctgaatacatccggacatccaaaaatttatgtaatcattaaaatattatgttttagtgattggcttgtcaaaaatccattcgtcgcgcaatttggatcgtttttgcgtccgttacgacttccgtcgtaattaaccgaacaacgcaaccgtacggccaaacgaactgacgTCCGACaaatttttgagcatgtttcaagttccctatactttaacttcattttagagccttaaaatggggttaacgggccttaaacgtgtcaaaacgcatcaaaaagtTACTGAaagtttggaggtgcaggggcctgttctgccaattgctgAAAGTTACTGCCAGCAaataaggtccttacggaccgtatggagttgcttacggtccgtaagcctctCCCAGGTCAGAATACTTCATTTAATTGAAACCCAGCTGCTCCCATGGTTTTGCACTTAGTTTCTTTGATTCTATGGACTGGTTTTGGATGCCCCTAGTATCacaaaaccttgtgcccacttgtacgcTCAAGATTAAAGCACGggaatcaagaaacgatcctaacggtgctagaaatcctataaatacccctaccCTTCTCACCCCTaactcacttgaattctgagattttctctaagttggagtggttatcacttcatacctgagaaatacttggaattcaatcttgcggggaccttctgtaagtattctttcacgtttttcgttcgttttagcgttaaagtcaaactgcgtttgactttctgctttgaccagtttttggtcaacgcgatgatcgtttgaacttcataatgtgagcgtaatcacgatggttatagtccctagtaactacagctactgattaccacgttatctaggctcagtgacgagtcgtagtttcggccaaaatgcgttttcttgcgtattttgtaaccaaactactctagggtatcaaaaccgtttgttttgataccaaacctgttttctaactttactaaacatgttctagcatgtttagctcgtcgcttttagatttgtgcttgtttagggtcgtaaaggtaagcgatctaatcaatcgcttatacttttgaacccgacccacttggtcgatcattaggatccgaccaaacactttagatGACCAGAGTTGTATATGAAATAACCttttaaggttataccttatggtcacgtcatttaagtagttgtatgataagtaattcttatgccttaggaaaattaccaaaatgccctttttacgcataaattcattaagcatatgtaacctaatttttgacatctaaactgattagacaataatattagacatgttaaggcatacattacttgtcataggactagttaggcgttccaaacgcgttttacgcaaacgacgcattaaagtagcataagctacctaaacaggtcgtaatgggtcgtaagcacttaggttaggtttcgttttagtatgtaggctttgttaaaccatattacataagttcccacacttatttggtttacaaaccctcgtactacccgatcctccgttaggtccgtttattaatgtagatacttatattaggtgccgtttgaatccgtgatcttctagctttgcttggtggatatttaaagtctattgagcaatctcaagtgagtacatagtcccctcttttactgttttccaaacattttgtggtgaaacacatgtgcctacttgttactttcatgcttttcatgttttcatatcatatacttgctattttcattagtacactattagtacacgatttcattatgttttgctatgtatgtttacttaacatgctagcacattgttttacatcacatttcttttgctatgtatgtttacttaacatgctagcacattgttttacatcacatttcttttgctatgtatgtttacttaacatgctagcacattgttttcactactttttctgctatgtatgtttactgagcatgctagcacaatgatttacatgacttttctactttgtatgtttacttagcatacttagtacatttgatttacatttacctttttcatgctatgtatgttcatttagtccatacttagtacattcacatcacatcacatgcttacattcggtaaaacatttggtttgtttaaacggttcttttactacattcattaacattagctacgccgctcggtagtaagtaatggtaccataggacttgacaaatctcgttcctgacatcctaggtttgtttgggtgtaaggaatgactgaatccgtgaacattttcactttgataacctttactctaaggttatcctgctgtctcaaggcttgaatgtattgcgtttaacataccgcataagtgtttatatcagtatagcatgcacatccacaaaacataacattgatttaaactgagttttacttcattactttgttttgtgcattttcacctatggtttagttgatacattttttacttgccatacatgactttttgtttacacaatacttggTTGACatttgacaatggtttagacatgggcaatttacattggtggtttgtttgtgtaagtgatttgagtaacgagacgtgtgtaatgtgatacaagcatggtggatacgccgctggtacttcctatatataagtgcttgtattatattacatgtcgtagcgttatttaaatcattcaatttggacttatacattttatacaaataacatatttttcacaagacattgttttacaaaacagtttgatttatacaaattaatttactgggttattcatttaaccttacattattcatttaaatatacatatctatcatcgcttttcaaatgatttataaaacaaaacattttacaaggatcatgactgactttttgttaaacaacttttttttctaaacttataagtcatgaatcctaaatcaataaaacctatgtactcgccggcatttttatgctgacgtacctattttcacatgtgtttcaggagatgatgcataggattgatcaagatacacataggcggacttgggccttagtgacattaaaagatgcaagactagttaattatgttatgcttatttgtttgttaagacattgtaattctcttaatcaataaaacaacatttcaattttccatgtgttatgaaacaatgtttctgttacaacactccccgacgattctgccacgttttgttgttttacgtggtcggggtgtgacagaaaagttggtatcagagctcatagttatagggaattaggttattagtaatgctttgacctagtctataaccttcctaggaccctaacgcgagtttacttgcgtttagtcataaaaacaataccgtcacttatccttaagtgacaaccacaataagaacataaattttgatctgccttgaaaactaatcatctgttctaggatgatttattataacgttttgaacccttccagtttgactcatatttggcttagtgccttttgagttttcaaactcgtcaaagtttgggtctaaataatgtgaacatgtgcaaactggaagagtgaatgcctgtactctgagttttctgtctaaggctagagtgttcgtacaaatccgcagtatcggaccagtcactcttacctgggaactcttggggtgagtgttcacttataggcgagtatgtcttcagcgatgcattattatgacccgtttgctttgatttgtcagTGTCTCATTTGTtcgccttaggtaacaaacaaatgatcgcaattcgtatgcattgcctttctgttttgtttatccgataacatttcatttgttgcttgctatgtctttcattttcccctagaatgtctctttacctcagcaacggtcaaatgtccgagcaaacagccaaatttgcccagcaaataggcgaagtgattttgaagtctgtggatctaggcattgccatgtctcgtctcaaaaatgcagccactcaagagtcaccaaaggaagcagaagtcaagcctgcaccaaaatcaaggaagcgtaaggcttcaaggaaacccgcagcagttacacctaatcaagcaggacctagccaagtggcaacGCCACTAGCTAagaagccctacaacggaactgcacccttgtgcaaccgatgtacccttcatcatcatgccagtgtaaagtgccgcaaatgcctaATTTGTGGACTTAttggccatacagcaagagtttgctcAGCAGCAGtagcaccaaatcaagctggcaacaatcctacaCAAGCTcgttcttgctacaactgtggcgagatgggccatttccgaaggaATTGCCCGAAGGTTGTCGATGCAAATCCAAGCCTTGGATAAGCTTATGGCCgagcaaaagatgttgctgtcttatgcttttgtttcttctgttttcttgtattgtaaaacaatctgttttgttcataaataaaattcattgtttgcaattctgatatacaaatgtagttacatgtgtgtaggcatttccctatgatatcTACATCAAGGAGCTATGCTCTTTACAAACTAcacttgtgattctccctttcaagtgatcgctcatgatttcctcaaaaattttaagtactcgtttcattctaggagacgaagtacaTGAAATAAAGttacattatgagtaatcgtgcttttgcaCATCTGTGCTTTTAAATccctggttagataactaagggtattttcaaatctcatacccattacgttctgattttttttcaacatgcataacataagttttcaaaacaaccttcatgatttcaaaaacattttatatatagttcaaaaacgtttttaatatagtgtatttacttaacatatcatatgcatgatttcaaaaacattttctatgttttcaaaaacaaccttcatgatttcaaaatgttattaatacagtataattacttatatcaagtgcatgatttcaaaagcatcattcatgttttcaaaaaccttatacataatttcaaaattcatcccgcataatttttaaacatttttgtaaatctacctacctaatacacctactttatgatttcaaaagtattatatataaggtttcaaaaacattgcacacatttttttagaaccccatgcatagttttcaaaaatatttttcctcatacattaacttaaccttcaaattccgcttcatatgtcgccttggcatatctagcatctcaacttcataagcatttttacttcatgttttgacttaagcacacccagtgcaagatttcaaaacatcttcaattcccaaaatccatatggatcttttatcttcacaattagatccttgtggaaaatttgtcattcaaatcagagtccttaattggattctttgtgtaccttaattcgaacatttcggtt
Above is a window of Helianthus annuus cultivar XRQ/B chromosome 14, HanXRQr2.0-SUNRISE, whole genome shotgun sequence DNA encoding:
- the LOC110908266 gene encoding mannose/glucose-specific lectin, which codes for MEGVLQNMKPAGFIRVAPWGQPIGDPQKNNWSFEIEEGYKLQSIRIGHADDVITSLTFTTEFRGALSISNKFGSAGAQSLSLVTFDSDEEIVGIKVTFGLKGRDTYLSSLFFITNKNTHGPFGGITNSLFSLPWNKGSLVGFYGNASDWIGGIGGIGVYLKVYGEIMRIGTWGKPLPAFPQTIWSFQLEGNYRLSKITIDHGETINSLMFNSSEKVDDPNGLSIIDHVTLDEDEEIIGISGMVGTLPTRQTIISSISFTTNKKTHGPFGDNVKGTPFSVSWDAGSFAGFYGLHGRYFDSIGVYLKDTN